In one Vulgatibacter incomptus genomic region, the following are encoded:
- a CDS encoding acyl-CoA thioesterase, with the protein MRFFETVHGVYFDDLDAYQVLHNARYVLLIERTIGAFWERLFGWKGTLDLAAHPDQSHLVRANHISYERPVEGIGDVRVRIWIEKIGETSLTFGFRVLPLDEDRDFAVGSRVMVRVDPKTRKPVPWTDELREKVLPYSKPPTA; encoded by the coding sequence ATGCGATTCTTCGAAACGGTCCACGGTGTCTACTTCGACGACCTCGACGCGTACCAGGTGCTCCACAACGCGCGGTACGTGCTCCTGATCGAGCGCACGATCGGCGCGTTCTGGGAGCGCCTTTTCGGGTGGAAGGGCACCCTCGACCTGGCAGCCCACCCCGACCAGTCCCACCTCGTTCGCGCCAACCACATCAGCTACGAGCGCCCGGTCGAGGGCATTGGCGACGTCCGCGTCCGCATCTGGATCGAGAAGATCGGCGAGACCAGCCTCACCTTCGGCTTCCGCGTCCTCCCCCTCGACGAGGACCGCGACTTCGCCGTCGGCAGCCGGGTGATGGTCCGCGTCGATCCCAAGACCCGCAAGCCCGTCCCCTGGACCGACGAGCTCCGCGAGAAGGTCCTCCCCTACTCCAAGCCGCCGACGGCTTGA
- a CDS encoding MFS transporter produces the protein MRPELPAVASDSPGLSAGSPAILRRVLAKPGMLAPFLALDRRVWLLALARCVNTMGFSLVMPFMAMHLVEERGTSGAVYGAIYLVAGVVAAIGQGIAGEASDRIGRRKVMISGLAVRSVNMAALGVAVLQSAPVWVIGLLVITNGMLRAQFEPAASAAVTELTRPESRVHAYGLQRIGVNVGWAIGPAMGGFLASHSYGTLFFVAAPATLLAIFAVLPVPNHAPSTSQTSSQTSTPATAEPAQKTDPHAKGTGAGKVGLLDHLAQLRAALRENRVFALYLVLVLVGSVMTVQIFSTLSVFSSAELGLSKADVGLLYTVNGLFVVLFQVPAVALAKPWGMRRALVLGAVLYAVGYVIFGASSGFGGLAIGMSVLTLGEVVFAPALSDTAATLGDPERLGRAFGLFGLMQSLGVSLGPLVGGVAFDHLRSDHLVLWSLMAAGMVVVALAYSAFGRRYRVFDKMAVG, from the coding sequence GTGCGTCCCGAATTGCCGGCGGTGGCCTCGGACTCCCCCGGTCTCTCTGCAGGTTCTCCGGCGATTCTCCGGCGCGTGCTCGCCAAGCCCGGGATGCTGGCGCCCTTCCTGGCGCTGGATCGGCGGGTCTGGCTGCTGGCCCTCGCCCGCTGCGTCAACACGATGGGCTTCTCGCTGGTGATGCCCTTCATGGCGATGCACCTGGTGGAGGAGCGGGGCACGAGCGGCGCGGTCTACGGGGCGATCTACCTCGTGGCGGGCGTGGTCGCGGCGATCGGGCAGGGGATCGCAGGCGAGGCCTCGGATCGGATCGGCCGGCGCAAGGTGATGATCTCGGGCCTGGCGGTGCGCTCGGTGAACATGGCCGCCCTCGGCGTCGCGGTGCTCCAGTCGGCGCCGGTGTGGGTGATTGGCCTGCTGGTGATCACGAACGGGATGCTCCGCGCCCAGTTCGAGCCTGCGGCGAGCGCCGCGGTGACGGAGCTCACGAGGCCGGAATCGCGCGTACATGCGTACGGGCTGCAGCGGATTGGCGTGAACGTCGGCTGGGCGATCGGTCCGGCGATGGGCGGCTTCCTGGCCTCGCACTCGTACGGCACGCTCTTTTTCGTGGCGGCGCCGGCGACGCTGCTGGCGATCTTCGCGGTGCTTCCGGTGCCGAACCATGCACCGTCCACGAGCCAGACCTCGAGCCAGACCTCGACGCCGGCGACGGCGGAGCCGGCGCAAAAAACCGACCCGCACGCCAAGGGGACCGGAGCAGGCAAGGTAGGTCTCCTCGACCACCTGGCTCAGCTCCGCGCTGCGCTCCGGGAGAACCGCGTCTTCGCGCTCTACCTCGTGCTCGTCCTCGTCGGCTCGGTGATGACGGTCCAGATCTTCTCGACGCTCTCGGTGTTCTCGAGCGCGGAGCTTGGCCTCTCGAAGGCGGACGTGGGCCTGCTCTACACGGTGAACGGCCTCTTCGTGGTGCTCTTCCAGGTGCCGGCGGTGGCCCTGGCGAAGCCCTGGGGCATGCGCCGGGCGCTGGTCCTCGGTGCCGTGCTCTACGCGGTGGGCTACGTGATCTTCGGCGCGTCCTCCGGCTTCGGCGGGCTGGCGATCGGGATGTCGGTGCTCACCTTGGGCGAGGTGGTCTTCGCGCCGGCGCTATCGGACACGGCGGCGACGCTCGGAGATCCGGAGCGCCTCGGCCGCGCCTTCGGCCTCTTCGGCCTGATGCAATCGCTGGGCGTCTCGCTCGGCCCGCTCGTCGGCGGCGTGGCCTTCGACCACCTCCGCAGCGATCACCTCGTCCTCTGGAGCCTGATGGCGGCGGGGATGGTGGTCGTAGCCCTGGCGTACTCGGCCTTCGGGCGGCGGTACCGGGTCTTCGACAAAATGGCAGTCGGCTAA
- a CDS encoding rhodanese-like domain-containing protein — protein MVAEISVEELESRLREGLPTHLVDVRQPWENELAALPGSQLLPLGELVGRADEVEAPAGALVVVYCHHGVRSLTGVAILQRAGLADVVSLEGGIDAWSLRIDADVPRY, from the coding sequence ATGGTTGCGGAGATCAGTGTCGAGGAGCTCGAGAGCAGGCTCAGGGAAGGCCTGCCCACGCACCTCGTCGACGTGCGCCAGCCGTGGGAGAACGAGCTCGCCGCGTTGCCCGGGAGCCAGCTCCTCCCGCTCGGCGAGCTCGTCGGGCGTGCCGACGAGGTCGAGGCCCCTGCGGGCGCCCTCGTGGTGGTCTACTGCCACCACGGCGTGCGCAGCCTCACGGGCGTCGCGATCCTCCAGCGGGCGGGGCTGGCCGACGTCGTCTCGCTCGAGGGCGGCATCGACGCCTGGTCGCTCCGGATCGACGCCGACGTCCCTCGGTATTAG
- a CDS encoding dihydroorotase, producing MSTTFDLLLRGGTVVNQNGIGVADVGIRGGRIAAIGDLAQAEAGDELDARGLHVLPGVIDSQVHFREPGLEHKEDLATGTAAAALGGVTAIFEMPNTRPATTTAELLADKISRATGRAFCDFAFYVGAGRDNTEELGELERLPGCAGVKIFMGSSTGDLLVEDDESLARILASGSRRVAVHCEDEERLRERKHLADEAADPRAHPEWRDEQTAFRATDRLLRLARAAGRRVHVLHVTTAEELQILAASRDLATVEVTPQHLTLRAPVCYETLGTLAQMNPPIRSGRHQEALWMALRAGVVDVIGSDHAPHTREEKAKPYPASPSGMPGVQTLLPVMLDHVNEGRLSLERLVDLTSAGPARVFGIAGKGRLAVGYDADLTLVDLQAERTITDSWIASRCGWTPFDGKKVRGWPIATLIRGHVAMLEGQLAEPQGRAVRFAETLPRAR from the coding sequence ATGAGCACGACCTTCGACCTCCTCCTCCGCGGTGGCACCGTGGTCAACCAGAACGGGATCGGCGTCGCGGACGTCGGGATCCGCGGCGGACGGATCGCCGCGATCGGCGACCTGGCCCAGGCCGAGGCCGGCGACGAGCTGGACGCCCGCGGCCTCCACGTGCTGCCCGGCGTGATCGACTCGCAGGTGCACTTCCGCGAGCCGGGCCTGGAGCACAAGGAGGACCTCGCCACGGGCACGGCGGCCGCGGCGCTCGGCGGCGTGACGGCGATCTTCGAGATGCCGAATACGCGCCCCGCGACGACCACCGCCGAGCTGCTGGCGGACAAGATCTCGCGCGCCACCGGCCGCGCGTTCTGCGACTTCGCCTTCTATGTGGGGGCGGGCCGGGACAACACGGAGGAGCTCGGCGAGCTCGAGCGGCTCCCCGGCTGCGCGGGCGTGAAGATCTTCATGGGCTCCTCCACGGGCGACCTCCTGGTGGAGGACGACGAATCCCTCGCCCGGATCCTCGCGAGCGGCAGCCGGAGGGTGGCGGTGCACTGCGAGGACGAGGAGCGCCTCCGGGAGCGCAAGCACCTCGCGGACGAGGCAGCGGATCCCCGCGCCCATCCCGAGTGGCGCGACGAGCAGACCGCCTTCCGGGCGACGGACCGGCTCCTGCGTCTCGCGCGGGCAGCGGGCCGGCGGGTGCACGTGCTTCACGTGACCACGGCAGAGGAGCTGCAGATCCTCGCTGCGAGCCGGGATCTCGCCACGGTGGAGGTGACCCCGCAGCATCTCACGCTGCGTGCTCCCGTCTGCTACGAGACCCTCGGGACCCTCGCCCAGATGAACCCGCCGATCCGCAGCGGGCGGCACCAGGAGGCGCTGTGGATGGCGCTCCGGGCCGGCGTGGTGGACGTGATCGGCTCGGACCACGCGCCGCACACGCGGGAGGAGAAGGCGAAGCCGTACCCGGCGTCTCCGTCGGGGATGCCCGGCGTGCAGACGCTCCTGCCCGTGATGCTGGACCACGTGAACGAGGGCCGCCTCTCCCTCGAGCGCCTCGTGGATCTCACCTCGGCGGGCCCGGCCCGGGTCTTCGGGATCGCAGGGAAGGGCCGCCTGGCGGTGGGCTACGACGCGGACCTCACGTTGGTGGATCTGCAGGCCGAGCGGACGATCACGGACTCGTGGATCGCGAGCCGCTGCGGCTGGACGCCCTTCGACGGCAAGAAGGTCCGGGGCTGGCCGATCGCCACCCTGATCCGCGGCCACGTGGCGATGCTCGAAGGCCAGCTCGCCGAGCCCCAGGGGCGCGCCGTCCGCTTCGCCGAGACGCTCCCCCGCGCACGCTGA
- a CDS encoding DUF3093 family protein, protein MQASRFQARVEVRQGANDFATLSVLGFTAVGLTLALAFAVLGNHDSLSTAESIALAGKVMVGCLTLASVVLVAVLVKPRPYSALATATEGGLVLEREGSTKRVRMRGFRRVQVIRDDGAFRVELEKPASIVKLTLTDGHEAERLAGALLGQERVPAATARVRMRAGYWLFLMTCWIWVLALSALCVFPISLGLGALLTAITVPAGVWITLKATPADILVSEAGVAILHPLGSRRIDAGSLSDAAVVDDNSARIVLADGERLRLPELADHPLDRGVSTANPPAERLVASVREILVRRQPSHA, encoded by the coding sequence GTGCAGGCGAGTCGGTTTCAGGCAAGGGTCGAGGTCCGGCAGGGCGCGAACGATTTCGCGACCCTCTCGGTGCTGGGTTTCACCGCGGTCGGGCTCACCCTCGCCCTCGCTTTCGCGGTGCTCGGGAACCACGACTCCCTCTCCACCGCAGAGTCGATCGCCCTGGCGGGCAAGGTCATGGTGGGCTGCCTCACCCTCGCCAGCGTCGTCCTCGTCGCCGTGCTCGTGAAGCCCCGCCCCTACTCCGCCCTCGCCACCGCGACGGAAGGCGGGCTCGTGCTCGAGAGGGAGGGCTCGACGAAGCGCGTCCGGATGCGCGGGTTCCGGCGGGTCCAGGTGATCCGCGACGACGGCGCCTTCCGGGTGGAGCTGGAGAAGCCCGCTTCGATCGTCAAGCTCACCCTGACCGATGGACACGAGGCCGAGCGCCTGGCCGGCGCCCTCCTGGGCCAGGAGCGGGTCCCCGCCGCCACGGCGCGGGTCCGGATGCGCGCGGGCTACTGGCTCTTCCTCATGACCTGCTGGATCTGGGTGCTCGCGCTCTCCGCCCTCTGCGTTTTCCCGATCTCCCTGGGGCTCGGCGCGCTGCTGACCGCGATCACGGTGCCGGCCGGCGTTTGGATCACGCTCAAGGCGACGCCCGCCGACATCCTCGTCTCCGAGGCCGGCGTCGCGATCCTCCATCCGCTGGGGTCGCGGCGGATCGACGCGGGCTCGCTCTCGGACGCGGCGGTGGTGGACGACAACAGCGCCAGGATCGTGCTCGCCGATGGCGAGCGCCTCCGGCTGCCCGAGCTCGCGGACCATCCGCTCGACCGCGGCGTGAGCACCGCGAACCCGCCCGCCGAGCGGCTCGTCGCGAGCGTGAGGGAGATCCTCGTCCGGCGCCAGCCTTCGCACGCCTAG
- a CDS encoding Hsp20 family protein: MLLPRGTSAEPIDAELRSGVLRVRLSRKPGEATARTIPVR; encoded by the coding sequence ATCCTTCTCCCCCGCGGGACCTCCGCGGAGCCGATCGACGCGGAGCTCCGCAGCGGTGTGCTCCGCGTGCGGCTCTCGCGAAAGCCCGGTGAGGCGACTGCCCGCACGATCCCCGTCCGGTAG
- a CDS encoding MDR family MFS transporter translates to MSSSKKTHRPLTLAALLLSLFMAALEMTVVSTAMPTVVGDLGGIQLYSWVFTAYLLTSTVTVPIFGKLADLYGRKPVLLIGSAVFLLGSGLSGLAQTMLQLVLFRAFQGIGAGAMQPVVITVIGDMYTLEERAKVQGFTGAVWGFAGLIGPLLGGWIVHFLSWHWIFFLNIPFGIVSIALVWLFLHEDVEKKPHQLDFVGAGLLTGGVLCLLFGASGAGMGLWPFAAAAIFLALFAVVERKVREPVLPLGLFSEKVIALSSVAGTLLGGTMLAAVTYVPLFVQAILGGSATDAGSAITPMVIGWPIASTIGGRLVPKVGFHPLIRIGLALMAVGGIGTAILLAPGVNLHLIQLLMFVMGAGMGFANTALLLAVQTSVDWKQRGVATASTMFFRTIGGALAVGALGGIVTATLAADPSIPAGAAGQLVGPEHGAGLDPELLRTLSAALASALRVNFWAIAGLATLAFAVGLFFPRTKREKLGALEGAQLHVGE, encoded by the coding sequence GTGAGCTCCAGCAAGAAGACCCACCGCCCCCTCACCCTCGCCGCGCTCCTCCTCTCCCTCTTCATGGCCGCCCTGGAGATGACCGTCGTCTCCACGGCCATGCCCACCGTCGTCGGCGACCTGGGCGGCATCCAGCTCTACTCGTGGGTCTTCACGGCCTACCTGCTGACCTCCACGGTCACGGTGCCGATCTTCGGCAAGCTCGCCGACCTCTATGGACGAAAGCCCGTGCTCCTCATCGGCAGCGCGGTCTTCCTCCTGGGCTCCGGCCTGAGCGGGCTGGCGCAGACCATGCTCCAGCTCGTGCTCTTCCGCGCCTTCCAGGGGATCGGCGCCGGCGCGATGCAGCCCGTCGTGATCACGGTGATCGGCGACATGTACACCCTGGAGGAGCGCGCGAAGGTCCAGGGCTTCACCGGCGCGGTCTGGGGATTCGCAGGCCTCATCGGCCCCCTCCTCGGCGGCTGGATCGTCCACTTCCTCTCCTGGCACTGGATCTTCTTCCTCAACATCCCCTTCGGGATCGTCTCCATCGCGCTCGTCTGGCTCTTCCTCCACGAGGACGTGGAGAAGAAGCCGCACCAGCTCGACTTCGTGGGCGCCGGCCTCCTCACCGGCGGGGTGCTCTGCCTCCTCTTCGGCGCGAGCGGCGCAGGCATGGGCCTCTGGCCCTTCGCGGCCGCGGCGATCTTCCTCGCGCTCTTCGCCGTGGTGGAGCGCAAGGTCAGGGAGCCCGTGCTCCCGCTCGGCCTCTTCTCCGAGAAGGTGATCGCGCTCTCGAGCGTGGCCGGGACGCTCCTCGGCGGCACCATGCTCGCCGCGGTCACCTACGTGCCGCTCTTCGTCCAGGCGATTCTCGGCGGCTCGGCCACCGACGCCGGCAGCGCGATCACGCCGATGGTGATCGGCTGGCCCATCGCGAGCACCATCGGCGGCAGGCTCGTGCCCAAGGTGGGCTTCCATCCGCTGATCCGGATCGGCCTCGCCCTCATGGCCGTGGGCGGGATCGGTACCGCGATCCTCCTCGCCCCGGGCGTGAACCTCCACCTGATCCAGCTCCTGATGTTCGTGATGGGCGCCGGGATGGGCTTCGCCAACACCGCGCTCCTCCTCGCCGTGCAGACGAGCGTGGACTGGAAGCAGCGCGGGGTCGCAACGGCGAGCACCATGTTCTTCCGCACGATCGGTGGCGCGCTCGCCGTCGGAGCTCTCGGCGGGATCGTCACCGCGACCCTCGCCGCGGATCCCTCGATTCCCGCTGGCGCCGCCGGCCAGCTCGTCGGCCCCGAGCACGGAGCCGGCCTCGACCCCGAGCTGCTGCGCACGCTCTCGGCCGCGCTCGCGTCCGCGCTGCGCGTGAACTTCTGGGCGATCGCGGGTCTGGCTACGCTGGCCTTCGCCGTGGGCCTCTTCTTCCCGCGCACCAAGCGGGAAAAGCTGGGCGCCCTCGAAGGCGCCCAGCTCCACGTCGGCGAATGA
- a CDS encoding glutathione S-transferase N-terminal domain-containing protein: MLTLFGMPGACSLAPHIALEEAGIPFQYSMIRKSHPEDRENLLKLNPMGQVPTLLFDDGTVLTQNSAILSWIAEQVPGKKLLPPPGTIEHARAQEWLSFLGTTIHPAYGPIFSPAKYVSSEANFDDVKQVTKAKLERGFEIVESRLGDGPWALGETFSVVDPYLYVFFSWIGVPGIDAAKYPKIQRHAEALRARESAKRAFATEKIR; this comes from the coding sequence ATGTTGACGCTGTTTGGAATGCCTGGCGCGTGCTCGCTCGCCCCCCACATCGCCCTCGAGGAGGCCGGGATTCCGTTCCAGTACTCGATGATCCGCAAGAGCCACCCCGAGGATCGCGAGAACCTGCTGAAGCTGAACCCCATGGGCCAGGTCCCCACCCTGCTCTTCGACGACGGCACGGTGCTCACCCAGAATTCCGCGATCCTCTCTTGGATCGCCGAGCAGGTGCCCGGCAAGAAGCTCCTCCCCCCGCCCGGCACAATCGAGCACGCCCGCGCCCAGGAGTGGCTCTCCTTCCTCGGCACCACCATCCATCCTGCCTACGGGCCGATCTTCAGCCCGGCCAAGTACGTCTCCAGCGAGGCGAACTTCGACGACGTGAAGCAGGTGACCAAGGCGAAGCTCGAGCGCGGCTTCGAGATCGTCGAGAGCCGCCTGGGCGACGGCCCCTGGGCCCTGGGCGAGACCTTCTCCGTGGTCGACCCTTACCTCTACGTCTTCTTCTCCTGGATCGGCGTCCCCGGCATCGATGCCGCGAAGTACCCCAAGATCCAGCGCCACGCCGAGGCGCTGCGCGCCCGCGAGTCCGCGAAGCGCGCCTTCGCCACCGAGAAGATCCGCTAG
- a CDS encoding ABC-F family ATP-binding cassette domain-containing protein, with protein MAHIQVTGVTKAYGTKKLFEDVNVAFSDGKRYGLTGPNGAGKSTFMKILAGFLDPDTGNISRPKKTHVLEQDQFAYEDVRVLDVVLMGNKSLWKAMREKDQLLTLENIGDEEGVRLGELEMVIAEEDGYTAESDAGDLLSGLGIPAEDHEKLMREVEGGFKLRVLLAKAIFGKPDALLLDEPTNNLDLDSIHWLEKFMEGYEGVLITISHDRHFLNEVCTHIADIDYNTIITYTGGYDDMVIAKSQVRNRVESENAEKQKKISQLQDFVARFAAGTRASQVQSRKKQIEKLQLSDLKRSNIERPFIKLEQKRPSGKQTLTIEGLTKRWPDKTVCNGFESLILRGEKIAIIGKNGVGKTTLCKMLAGELEPDAGTVKWGHEATVGYLAQDHRESIPDGTTAAQWLHSFDEKATNEETRGLLGRMLFKGDEGMKPTNALSGGEAVRLIFAKLMLTKDNVLVLDEPTNHLDLESIVALGDALERYEGTCFVVSHDRELVSGFATRIWAFTDEGLIDFKGTYEEFLAKHGNQQSQGKRK; from the coding sequence ATGGCCCATATCCAGGTCACCGGCGTCACCAAGGCGTACGGCACCAAGAAGCTCTTCGAGGACGTCAACGTCGCCTTTTCGGACGGGAAGCGATACGGCCTCACCGGTCCCAACGGCGCCGGCAAGTCCACGTTCATGAAGATCCTGGCCGGCTTCCTCGATCCGGACACCGGCAACATCTCGCGGCCGAAGAAGACCCACGTCCTCGAGCAGGATCAGTTCGCGTACGAGGACGTGCGCGTCCTCGACGTCGTCCTCATGGGCAACAAGTCCCTGTGGAAGGCGATGCGGGAGAAGGACCAGCTCCTCACCCTCGAGAACATCGGCGACGAGGAGGGCGTGCGCCTGGGCGAGCTCGAGATGGTCATCGCGGAGGAGGACGGCTACACCGCCGAGTCCGACGCGGGCGATCTCCTCTCCGGCCTCGGGATCCCGGCGGAGGATCACGAGAAGCTGATGCGCGAGGTCGAGGGCGGCTTCAAGCTCCGGGTGCTGCTCGCCAAGGCGATCTTCGGCAAGCCCGACGCCCTCCTCCTCGACGAGCCCACGAACAACCTCGACCTCGACTCGATCCACTGGCTCGAGAAGTTCATGGAGGGCTACGAGGGCGTGCTGATCACGATCTCCCACGATCGGCATTTCCTGAACGAGGTCTGCACCCACATCGCGGACATCGACTACAACACGATCATCACCTACACCGGCGGCTACGACGACATGGTCATAGCCAAGAGCCAGGTGCGCAACCGGGTCGAGTCCGAGAACGCCGAGAAGCAGAAGAAGATCAGCCAGCTCCAGGACTTCGTCGCCCGCTTCGCCGCCGGCACCCGCGCCTCCCAGGTGCAGAGCCGCAAGAAGCAGATCGAGAAGCTCCAGCTCTCCGATCTCAAGCGCTCCAACATCGAGCGTCCCTTCATCAAGCTCGAGCAGAAGCGCCCGTCCGGCAAGCAGACCCTCACCATCGAGGGCCTCACCAAGCGCTGGCCCGACAAGACGGTCTGCAACGGCTTCGAGTCGCTGATTCTCCGCGGCGAGAAGATCGCGATCATCGGCAAGAACGGCGTCGGCAAGACCACGCTCTGCAAGATGCTCGCTGGCGAGCTCGAGCCGGACGCCGGCACGGTCAAGTGGGGCCACGAGGCCACCGTGGGCTACCTCGCCCAGGACCACCGCGAGTCGATCCCCGACGGCACCACCGCCGCCCAGTGGCTCCACTCCTTCGACGAGAAGGCCACCAACGAAGAGACCCGCGGCCTGCTCGGGCGCATGCTCTTCAAGGGCGACGAGGGCATGAAGCCCACCAACGCCCTCTCCGGTGGCGAGGCCGTGCGCCTCATCTTCGCGAAGCTGATGCTCACCAAGGACAACGTCCTCGTGCTGGACGAGCCCACCAACCACCTCGACCTCGAGTCGATCGTGGCCCTGGGAGACGCCCTCGAGCGCTACGAAGGCACCTGCTTCGTGGTCTCCCACGACCGGGAGCTCGTCAGCGGCTTCGCCACCCGCATCTGGGCCTTCACCGACGAGGGCCTGATCGACTTCAAGGGGACCTACGAGGAGTTCCTCGCGAAGCACGGGAACCAGCAGTCGCAGGGGAAGCGGAAGTAG
- the fusA gene encoding elongation factor G produces MASSKIDQIRNIGISAHIDSGKTTLSERILFYTGKVHAIHDVRGKDGVGAKMDSMDLEREKGITIQSAATYCEWKGFNINLIDTPGHVDFTIEVERALRVLDGAVLVLCSVAGVQSQSITVDRQMKRYRVPRLAFVNKMDRAGANPFRVIQQLREKLNHNAVAMTVPIGAEDRFQGVVELIGEKAYYFDGDNGENIREEAIPADLVELAAEKRQELVEHLADVDDVVAEKFLADETPTVEELRGAVRRATLALKLTPVFMGSAYKNKGVQILLDGVLSYLPAPTDIVNEGHDQKKAEEKVVLEDDPAKPFVGLAFKLEDGRYGQLTYMRIYQGTVRKGDTIYNMSAGEKKVKVPRLVRMHSDEMNDIEQASAGDIVALFGIECASGDTFTDGEVKYTMTSMHVPEPVIKLAIAPKDKGATANFSKALNRFNKEDPTFRVTRDEESAQTIIAGMGELHLDIYVERMKREYNCDVIVGKPQVAYREAISQRADFSYTHKKQTGGSGQFAKVIGYIEPLPADAVVHYEFVDDIVGGSIPREFIPACDKGFKEAVEKGSLIGFPVVGTRVVINDGGFHAVDSSEMAFKTASIQAFREGYAKAAPQILEPIMKVEVQTPEEFQGAVIGGLNQRRGVISGTATNEGFATIDCEVPLSEMFGYSTDLRSATQGKAEFTMEFARYSPVPRMEQEKLIAQYKEKKAAEQK; encoded by the coding sequence GTGGCCTCTTCGAAGATCGACCAGATCCGCAACATCGGGATCTCCGCCCACATCGACTCGGGCAAGACGACCCTCTCCGAGCGCATCCTCTTCTACACGGGGAAGGTGCACGCGATCCACGACGTGCGTGGCAAGGACGGCGTCGGCGCGAAGATGGACTCGATGGACCTCGAGCGCGAGAAGGGCATCACCATCCAGTCCGCCGCGACCTACTGCGAGTGGAAGGGATTCAACATCAACCTGATCGACACCCCGGGCCACGTCGACTTCACCATCGAGGTGGAGCGGGCCCTGCGCGTGCTCGACGGCGCGGTCCTCGTGCTCTGCTCGGTGGCCGGCGTGCAGTCGCAGTCGATCACGGTCGATCGCCAGATGAAGCGGTACCGGGTTCCCCGCCTCGCGTTCGTCAACAAGATGGACCGCGCTGGCGCCAACCCCTTCCGCGTCATCCAGCAGCTCCGCGAGAAGCTCAACCACAACGCCGTCGCGATGACGGTGCCCATCGGCGCCGAGGATCGCTTCCAGGGCGTCGTCGAGCTCATCGGTGAGAAGGCCTATTACTTCGACGGCGACAACGGCGAGAACATCCGCGAGGAGGCCATCCCGGCCGACCTCGTCGAGCTCGCCGCCGAGAAGCGCCAGGAGCTCGTCGAGCACCTCGCCGACGTCGACGACGTGGTCGCCGAGAAGTTCCTCGCCGACGAGACGCCGACCGTCGAGGAGCTGCGGGGCGCCGTGCGCCGCGCGACCCTCGCCCTCAAGCTCACCCCCGTGTTCATGGGCTCCGCCTACAAGAACAAGGGCGTCCAGATCCTGCTCGACGGCGTGCTGAGCTACCTGCCTGCCCCGACGGACATCGTCAACGAGGGCCACGACCAGAAGAAGGCCGAGGAGAAGGTCGTCCTCGAGGACGATCCTGCCAAGCCCTTCGTCGGCCTCGCGTTCAAGCTCGAGGACGGCCGCTACGGACAGCTCACCTACATGCGTATCTACCAGGGTACGGTGCGCAAGGGTGACACCATCTACAACATGTCCGCCGGCGAGAAGAAGGTGAAGGTCCCCCGCCTGGTGCGCATGCACTCCGACGAGATGAACGACATCGAGCAGGCTTCGGCCGGCGACATCGTGGCCCTCTTCGGCATCGAGTGCGCCTCCGGCGACACGTTCACCGACGGCGAAGTGAAGTACACGATGACGTCGATGCACGTGCCGGAGCCGGTGATCAAGCTGGCGATCGCACCCAAGGACAAGGGGGCCACGGCCAACTTCTCCAAGGCGCTCAACCGCTTCAACAAGGAGGACCCCACCTTCCGCGTGACCCGCGACGAGGAGTCGGCGCAGACGATCATCGCCGGCATGGGCGAGCTCCACCTCGACATCTACGTCGAGCGCATGAAGCGCGAGTACAACTGCGACGTCATCGTCGGTAAGCCGCAGGTGGCCTACCGAGAGGCGATCTCCCAGCGGGCCGACTTCTCGTACACCCACAAGAAGCAGACGGGTGGCTCGGGTCAGTTCGCGAAGGTGATCGGCTACATCGAGCCGCTGCCCGCCGACGCGGTGGTCCACTACGAGTTCGTCGATGACATCGTCGGCGGCTCCATCCCCCGCGAGTTCATCCCGGCCTGCGACAAGGGCTTCAAGGAGGCCGTCGAGAAGGGCTCCCTCATCGGCTTCCCGGTGGTGGGCACCCGCGTGGTGATCAACGACGGTGGCTTCCACGCCGTCGACTCGTCGGAAATGGCGTTCAAGACCGCCTCGATCCAGGCCTTCCGTGAGGGCTACGCCAAGGCGGCGCCGCAGATCCTCGAGCCGATCATGAAGGTCGAGGTCCAGACGCCGGAGGAGTTCCAGGGCGCCGTCATCGGCGGCCTCAACCAGCGCCGCGGCGTGATCAGCGGCACGGCCACCAACGAGGGCTTCGCCACCATCGACTGCGAGGTGCCGCTCTCCGAGATGTTCGGCTACTCCACCGACCTGCGCTCCGCCACCCAGGGCAAGGCCGAGTTCACCATGGAGTTCGCGCGCTATTCCCCGGTTCCTCGCATGGAGCAGGAGAAGCTGATCGCGCAGTACAAGGAGAAGAAGGCGGCCGAGCAGAAGTAA
- a CDS encoding BolA family protein produces MLDPKDIERRIAEALPGATVEVVDTTGTGDHFQATVISDAFVGRSMVQQHQMVYAPLRDELVSGALHALALKTFTPEQWSERAGAGKK; encoded by the coding sequence ATGCTCGACCCGAAAGACATCGAGAGGCGGATTGCCGAGGCCCTTCCTGGAGCCACGGTGGAGGTGGTCGATACCACCGGGACCGGGGACCACTTCCAGGCGACCGTGATTTCGGACGCCTTCGTGGGCAGGTCGATGGTGCAGCAGCACCAGATGGTCTATGCGCCGCTTCGCGACGAGCTCGTCAGCGGAGCGCTCCACGCCCTGGCGCTCAAGACCTTCACGCCCGAGCAGTGGAGCGAGCGGGCAGGAGCCGGAAAGAAATGA